In Terriglobales bacterium, one genomic interval encodes:
- the rplK gene encoding 50S ribosomal protein L11: protein MAKKVTGQVKLQIAAGKATPAPPVGPALGQAQVNIMEFCKQFNARTSQKELEGLIVPVVITVYNDRSFTFITKTPPASVLLKRAAGIAKGSGSPNKDKVGKVTEKQVEEIARQKMPDLNAASLEAAIKSVKGTARSMGIEVA from the coding sequence ATGGCGAAGAAAGTCACAGGACAGGTGAAGTTGCAGATTGCGGCGGGCAAGGCGACGCCGGCGCCGCCGGTGGGCCCCGCGCTGGGGCAGGCCCAGGTCAACATCATGGAGTTCTGCAAGCAGTTCAACGCGCGCACCAGCCAGAAGGAACTGGAAGGGCTGATCGTGCCGGTGGTGATCACCGTGTATAACGACCGGTCATTCACCTTTATTACCAAGACGCCGCCGGCGTCGGTGCTGCTGAAGCGCGCGGCGGGCATCGCCAAGGGTTCCGGCTCACCCAACAAGGACAAGGTCGGCAAGGTCACGGAGAAGCAGGTCGAAGAGATTGCGCGGCAGAAGATGCCCGACCTGAACGCCGCGTCGCTCGAGGCGGCGATCAAGAGTGTGAAGGGAACGGCGCGCAGCATGGGGATTGAGGTGGCGTAG